A stretch of Scheffersomyces stipitis CBS 6054 chromosome 2, complete sequence DNA encodes these proteins:
- the MAM33 gene encoding mitochondrial acidic matrix protein (go_component mitochondrial matrix) produces MSSRLFVATLSKQAAAVSRRATFQSAAARVAPQLVRMGAIAGSRTFATSRSGKRLKEVLKSELKISNAIPNELDSSYKDFIDRNGFQILESEGTSNVQLIKQGDNGETIRVFFDIDEVTDVPMSQVSEEGVEAEFEEGFEGEAEALDSLLCNIKVLIEKPATNDGLFINLFLQNTENSFMIDFVNHQEDVKQFLEEQILKKGEFIDKFKYQGPRFSDLDESVQTEFENYLAAKGIDDELADFIISYSEFKEENEYRSWLSSLTKFLN; encoded by the exons ATGTCTTCCAGATTATTCGTTGCCACTTTAAGCAAGcaagctgctgctgttaGCAGAAGAGCCACTTTCCAATCGGCTGCTGCTAGGGTTGCCCCACAATTAGTTCGTATGGGTGCCATTGCTGGCTCTAGAACTTTTGCCACTTCCAGG TCTGGTAAGAGGTTGAAGGAAGTTCTCAAGTCGGAATTGAAGATTAGTAATGCTATTCCTAACGAATTGGACTCTTCCTACAAGGACTTTATTGACAGAAATGGCTTCCAGATTCTTGAGAGTGAAGGCACTTCCAACGTTCAATTGATTAAGCAGGGTGATAATGGTGAAACTATTCGTGTTTTCTTTGACATTGACGAAGTCACCGATGTTCCAATGTCTCAGGTTTCAGAAGAAGGCGTCGAGGCTGAGTTCGAAGAAGGCTTCGAAGGTGAAGCTGAAGCCTTGGATTCGTTGTTGTGCAACATCAAGGTTCTCATTGAGAAGCCAGCTACAAACGATGGTttgttcatcaacttgttcttgcAAAACACCGAGAACTCGTTCATGATCGACTTCGTCAACCACCAGGAAGATGTCAAGCAATTCTTAGAAGAAcagatcttgaagaagggTGAGTTCAtcgacaagttcaagtacCAAGGTCCAAGATTCTCTGACTTGGACGAGTCTGTTCAGACCGAATTCGAAAACTATTTGGCTGCTAAGGGCATCGACGACGAATTGGCTGACTTCATCATCTCCTACAGTGagttcaaggaagaaaacgaaTACAGATCGTGGTTGTCCAGCTTgaccaagttcttgaactaA
- a CDS encoding predicted protein has protein sequence MPVYSISIGLNGLFITLGGVDPWKNVKRLQKTYRYTVDLPFPDPRDGYVMEYHSKGYVDYGNESKEYVKDTPSFPYRVRIDVKKVRLSNSWLNLLRIHPDGTTDVSVCHFLGTAKTHIGFLKHTNKYPADFIEFFDAANNKVDLWPLGKKEA, from the coding sequence ATGCCTGTATACTCAATTTCCATTGGCCTTAATGGCTTGTTCATCACACTCGGAGGGGTTGATCCATGGAAAAATGTCAAGAGGTTACAGAAGACTTATCGATACACCGTCGACCTACCTTTTCCCGATCCTCGTGATGGCTATGTCATGGAGTATCACAGCAAAGGCTACGTTGATTATGGAAATGAGTCCAAGGAGTACGTTAAGGACACACCTTCATTTCCATACAGAGTGAGAATCGACGTGAAAAAGGTCAGACTCAGCAACCTGTGGCTCAATCTTCTTCGGATCCACCCTGATGGAACTACTGATGTCAGTGTATGCCATTTTCTTGGTACCGCAAAGACTCATATAGGATTTCTAAAACATACCAACAAGTACCCGGCTGACTTCATAGAGTTTTTTGATGCGGCTAATAACAAAGTCGATTTGTGGCCCTTGGGAAAGAAAGAGGCTTGA
- a CDS encoding predicted protein translates to LPSSPSSSLYSILRVLIKVQKYSAYTFTSFVGIHLTSVVVVPLVPLVSADIKQEVFEMARAVYMSIPQFENIVILGSSIIHVASGVAIRIIRSILRHNREREKVQHRKSHVTTELITDDTRDDIGLGGITNLLGLGYTKSLVSQYLGMSPLSVAGYCLIPLISWHYAKFRYVPLSIDGDSSLVNLNYISYYLNISPQGTLGQFVNFWALASLLWVGTYHMVNGLMKLNHKFSKNWKRAGWTIVNSTAILGYVALVSYKRQSVETSGFIGRTFVKYLQSLYL, encoded by the coding sequence CTACCATCGTCTCCAAGCTCATCTTTGTACAGCATCCTCCGCGTGTTGATTAAGGTCCAGAAGTATAGCGCCTACACCTTTACTTCGTTTGTAGGGATCCATCTTACATCTGTAGTTGTAGTTCCACTTGTACCTTTGGTGCTGGCTGATATCAAGCAGGAAGTTTTTGAAATGGCCCGTGCAGTCTACATGTCGATTCCCCAATTCGAAAACATCGTAATCTTGGGGTCCTCGATTATCCACGTAGCTTCCGGTGTGGCTATCAGGATTATTCGCTCAATACTTAGACAcaacagagaaagagagaaggTTCAACACCGTAAACTGCACGTTACCACAGAACTTATTACTGACGACACTCGTGACGATATCGGCTTGGGAGGCATCACTAACTTGCTAGGCTTGGGCTACACCAAGTCTTTGGTGCTGCAATACTTGGGAATGTCTCCCTTGTCTGTAGCAGGCTACTGTTTGATTCCCTTAATTCTGTGGCACTACGCTAAATTCCGCTACGTGCCTTTATCTATCGATGGAGATAGTTCTTTGGTAAACCTTAACTACATTAGTTACTACTTAAATATCAGTCCCCAGGGTACATTGGGTCAGTTTGTCAATTTCTGGGCTCTAGCTTCGTTGCTCTGGGTAGGCACATATCATATGGTGAATGGCCtaatgaagttgaaccacaagttttccaaaaaCTGGAAACGGGCAGGATGGACAATTGTCAACAGTACGGCAATTCTCGGCTATGTGGCTCTAGTAAGCTATAAGCGTCAGTCAGTAGAGACTCTGGGTTTTATCGGTAGGACCTTTGTTAAatatttgcaatcgttGTATTTGTGA
- a CDS encoding 60S acidic ribosomal protein P1 (go_component intracellular; ribosome~go_funtion structural constituent of ribosome~go_process translational elongation), translated as MSTEASVSYAALILADAEVEITSEKLLAITKAAGADVEAVWADVYAKALEGKNLKELLFSFAASAPAAGASAGAAASSGAAAEEAAEEAVEEEKEESDDDMGFGLFD; from the coding sequence ATGTCTACCGAAGCTTCTGTTTCCTACGCTGCTTTAATCTTAGCCGACGCTGAAGTCGAAATCACctctgaaaagttgttggcCATCACCAAGGCTGCTGGTGCCGATGTCGAAGCCGTCTGGGCTGATGTCTACGCTAAGGCTCTTGAAGGtaagaacttgaaggaattgttgTTCTCTTTCGCTGCCTCTGCTCCAGCTGCCGGTGCTTCTGCTGGTGCCGCTGCCTCTTctggtgctgctgctgaagaagctgctgaagaagccgttgaagaagaaaaggaagaatcCGACGACGACATGGGTTTCGGTTTGTTCGATTAG
- a CDS encoding predicted protein, which yields MAQRDISPSRSPLSSAASLVSTALPKTTIIINNLHKNDFLVNTQPRHVDFSPNFRKLSLADQIKISILNLETEAARDNKNDNDYYLNHIDHWSNLPFLNRIIVILKDENAAFNIYQYLTSDSESSLTSLFPYIKVSLQENLLSRSKSADALIKSNNENLNVAKTLANFRDFHNSGGREDGKEPEYLYNEPEPHPFDVIRDLSKIGIDVSSYNDENEIPSQFNSQTASVELTDKSPDRTTRMSRTRSLTRTLFKPELKLNTADINQKSSETKPVYPSSPTITLDEMF from the coding sequence ATGGCTCAGAGAGACATCTCCCCCCTGCGGTCGCCCTTGTCGTCGGCCGCATCGCTAGTGTCTACCGCCTTGCCTAAGACGACGATCATCATCAATAATCTCCACAAGAACGACTTTCTCGTCAATACCCAGCCCCGACATGTGGACTTTTCGCCCAACTTCCGCAAGCTTTCGCTTGCTGACCAGATAAAGATCTCCattctcaacttggaaacTGAAGCTGCACGAGACAACAAAAATGATAACGACTACTATTTAAACCACATCGACCACTGGTCCAATCTTCCGTTCTTGAATAGAATCATCGTAATTTTGAAAGACGAAAACGCCGCTTTCAACATCTACCAATACTTGACTTCCGACCTGGAAAGCTCCCTAACGTCGTTGTTCCCCTACATCAAGGTGTCCCTCCAGGAAAACTTGCTTTCACGGTCAAAGTCTGCCGATGCGCTTATCAAGTCCAATAACGAAAACCTCAATGTCGCAAAGACTTTGGCCAACTTCAGGGACTTCCATAATAGTGGTGGTCGCGAAGATGgaaaagaaccagaatACCTTTATAACGAGCCCGAACCACATCCGTTCGATGTCATCCGagacttgtccaagatcGGAATAGACGTCAGTAGCTATAACGACGAAAACGAAATTCCTTCCCAGTTCAATAGCCAGACGGCCTCTGTCGAGTTGACAGACAAGAGTCCAGATCGTACCACACGTATGTCCAGAACAAGATCGCTCACCAGAACCCTTTTCAAACCcgagttgaagttgaatacAGCCGACATCAACCAGAAACTGCTGGAAACCAAGCCGGTGTATCCCTCGAGTCCTACCATCACGTTGGATGAAATGTTCTAG
- a CDS encoding predicted protein (go_funtion zinc ion binding) translates to MTEKVIATEQIVGDGVCLRGQLVDEATRCSHYYSDVDVIAIKFRCCRTYYPCYKCHEELAGHEIQRWARAELEEAKTPVILCGQCHREWNFMEYAASPEMKCQHCGVQFNPKCSLHYDIYFDI, encoded by the coding sequence ATGACAGAGAAGGTGATTGCAACGGAGCAGATCGTCGGAGACGGGGTGTGTCTTCGGGGCCAGCTTGTGGACGAAGCTACCAGATGTAGCCACTACTATTCTGACGTAGATGTGATAGCCATCAAGTTCAGATGTTGTCGCACATATTATCCTTGCTACAAATGTCACGAGGAGTTGGCCGGGCATGAGATCCAGCGGTGGGCCCGGGCAGAGTTGGAGGAAGCCAAAACTCCCGTGATACTCTGTGGACAATGTCACCGGGAATGGAACTTTATGGAGTACGCTGCCAGCCCCGAGATGAAATGCCAGCATTGCGGAGTTCAATTCAACCCCAAATGCAGCCTCCACTACGATATCTATTTCGATATATAG
- a CDS encoding predicted protein yields the protein MKVLNLASAIASVLSVSLASASSNTWSNAQDSDSSVDSPHRVSDISSDVASVYELNTANSNVSPFISHGDFHAYLLDRFDATEHYSLGPDAESKLEFIEHQHVLRKNVPVLPQLIVSIHGVDTPEEFFSERQPSYTVSDTKSTSTKTLDVILFHNFRRHFLSSHVNYSLVDLTKEMMMYTSEPESTSVRHFRYFNEQLLRIWQSYKSHFSRNSEVDIGFSPSTLNLINDKLFINELSQLVHLSNTKVENNEVVFMTLDSLLSLARKIGHNSSTYNFSKKVLSDYLVKLSEQFDITVVVRKDMGSHHNARLNKRGDELNKVFQSNGMSKRGTVAGTAFYESEDACNAGTSTCSGHGSCVELSSKKWGCSCKPSFDKAKSKTTKWVGYDCGKIDISAEANLFLWSGLALVVFLVGGIQLLFSIGSEPLPGVLDAAILSKKNA from the coding sequence ATGAAAGTGTTGAATCTCGCTAGCGCAATTGCGTCGGTGTTAAGTGTCTCGTTGGCTTCTGCTTCGTCGAACACATGGAGCAATGCACAGGACTCCGACAGCAGTGTAGATTCTCCTCATAGAGTATCTGACATTTCGCTGGACGTAGCTTCGGTCTATGAATTGAACACTGCCAATTCCAACGTCAGTCCATTTATCAGCCATGGCGATTTCCACGCATACTTGCTTGATCGTTTCGATGCCACTGAGCATTACAGTTTGGGTCCAGATGCCGAGAGCAAGCTTGAATTCATTGAACACCAGCACGTGTTGAGAAAGAACGTCCCAGTCTTGCCTCAGTTGATTGTTTCTATCCATGGGGTAGATACTCCTGAAGAGTTCTTTTCTGAGCGTCAACCCTCATACACTGTTTCTGACACCAAGTCAACCTCAACAAAGACTTTGGACGTCATTTTATTTCATAATTTCCGTAGACATTTCCTCAGCAGCCATGTAAATTATTCGTTGGTAGACTTGACGAAGGAAATGATGATGTACACCTCCGAACCGGAGTCAACTTCCGTTCGCCACTTCAGATACTTCAATGAACAGTTGTTACGTATCTGGCAGTCGTACAAGAGCCACTTTAGCAGAAATTCTGAGGTCGATATTGGTTTCAGTCCTTCTACTCTcaatttgatcaatgaCAAGTTGTTCATCAACGAATTATCGCAATTGGTCCATTTAAGCAACacaaaagttgaaaacaATGAGGTTGTTTTCATGACGTTGGATTCTTTGTTGTCATTAGCCAGAAAGATCGGACACAACTCGTCAACTTacaacttctccaagaaggtGTTGTCCGACTACTTGGTGAAGTTGTCTGAACAGTTCGACATCACCGTAGTTGTTCGCAAGGACATGGGTTCGCACCACAACGCcagattgaacaagagaGGTGATGAGTTGAACAAAGTGTTCCAGTCCAACGGCATGTCTAAGAGAGGTACCGTTGCTGGTACTGCCTTCTACGAATCTGAAGATGCCTGTAACGCTGGAACCTCCACCTGTTCTGGTCATGGCTCTTGTGTAGAGCTCAGTTCTAAAAAATGGGGCTGTTCTTGCAAGCCTTCTTTCGATAAGGCCAAGTCCAAGACGACCAAATGGGTTGGCTACGACTGCGGCAAGATTGACATCTCCGCTGAAGCCAACCTCTTCTTGTGGTCTGGATTGGCTTTGGTTGTCTTCTTGGTTGGTGGTATACAATTGTTGTTTTCAATCGGCAGTGAGCCATTGCCGGGAGTATTGGATGCAGCAATTctctccaagaagaacgCATAG
- a CDS encoding predicted protein, with translation MIKIRRPLVTTFLLFVIVSSVYYMTSSGGNTGSLGLSSPLNLSNFNPISDLTHDQGEEIVKDEVSDSISNLTNDHVKNGEDEKSKKKPKKAKKVESESEDGFTETPFMPKMADETLKAQLGNAAWKLFHTILARYPDKPSKQEQATLKQYINLFAQVYPCGDCARHFRKLLNKYPPQTSSRKNAALWGCDIHNKVNTRLNKPIYDCTNILEDYDCGCGEDEKEADFTLGNKTKEAKEHLNNIIISEKEEEPQLGG, from the exons ATGATCAAGATCCGTAGACCGTTAGTCACGACGTTCCTCTTGTTTGTCATCGTAAGCTCTGTCTACTACATGACGTCTTCTGGAGGCAATACAGGCTCTTTAGGACTTTCTTCTCCCCTTAATCTACTGAATTTCAATCC TATCTCCGACTTGACACACGACCAAGGCGAAGAAATCGTTAAGGATGAAGTCAGTGATTCGATTTCCAATTTAACCAATGATCACGTCAAGAATGGTGAAGACgaaaagtccaagaaaAAGCCAAAAAAAGCCAAAAAAGTGGAATCTGAGCTGGAAGATGGGTTTACCGAAACTCCATTCATGCCCAAGATGGCTGATGAAACCTTGAAAGCTCAGTTGGGTAATGCAGCCTGGAAGCTATTCCATACTATTTTGGCTAGATATCCAGACAAACCTTCGAAACAGGAACAAGCAACTTTGAAGCAGTATATCAACTTGTTTGCCCAAGTTTATCCTTGTGGAGACTGCGCCAGACACTTCCGtaagttgttgaacaagtatCCACCACAAACTCTGTCAAGAAAAAACGCTGCCTTGTGGGGCTGTGACATTCACAATAAAGTGAATACAAGATTGAACAAGCCCATTTACGATTGTACGAATATCTTGGAAGACTATGACTGCGGCTGtggtgaagatgaaaagGAGGCTGACTTCACATTGGGCAACAAGA CAAAGGAGGCCAAGGAACATTTGAATAACATCATCATCAgtgagaaagaagaagagccaCAGCTTGGTGGCTAG
- a CDS encoding predicted protein, protein MTSLQSPFSFSFPSLAHSSSTPMSDTSDDFGNTLSDKTSDAVLNKLQIMKSKLSKLDHGSHLINELKQLIEESYQLIINNNNLSNIGHKYNNSLSKCNFNDMVDDFTTPITYNGADYQTPPPSSNLPYQTPIDKIIDYESTYNIKSNIHRNSGNQPQIIHQTNNTDYLLTNSEFDYLDYAYFNCNHQMVESLFEVNFELE, encoded by the coding sequence ATGACATCCCTTCAATCACCATTCTCCTTCAGCTTCCCATCACTCGCACATTCCAGCTCTACACCAATGAGCGACACTTCAGACGATTTTGGAAACACACTCTCTGACAAAACTTCTGACGCagtgttgaacaagttgcaAATTATGAAATCAAAGCTCAGCAAATTAGACCACGGTTCGCACCTTATAAATGAGTTGAAGCAGCTCATAGAGGAGTCTTACCAATTGATAATTAACAACAATAACCTCAGCAATATTGGACACAAATACAATAACTCGCTCCTGAAATGTAATTTTAACGACATGGTAGACGACTTCACAACTCCTATAACATACAACGGAGCCGACTACCAAACACCACCGCCAAGCAGCAACCTTCCATACCAGACTCCCATCGACAAAATCATCGACTACGAAAGCACATACAACATCAAAAGTAATATACACAGAAACTCGGGTAATCAACCACAAATAATACATCAGACCAACAACACAGACTACTTACTTACGAACTCGGAATTTGACTACTTGGATTATGCATATTTCAACTGCAATCACCAGATGGTGGAACTGTTGTTTGAGGTTAACTTTGAATTGGAATAA
- a CDS encoding predicted protein (go_component integral to membrane~go_process intracellular protein transport), whose translation MSSSTFSQTRSQALSLEKQTETLLARYSNFQNQSSVEATDEESQIFTSIQETLEKRDATLAKLNRISDSMDTLSTSKLQQLTRHKEILSDHKASFNKIAANIEEERNRNNLLFSVRSDINAHRQQRAVTDEINGNDYVLEERQRVDNANTFADRLLNSAYQTRDELYNQRQYLNNAQSKMFSTLQQIPGINVLISKINTRRKRDTFILATVIAACILLLFFF comes from the coding sequence ATGTCATCGTCCACTTTTTCACAGACCAGATCGCAGGCGCTCAGCTTGGAAAAACAGACGGAAACGCTTTTGGCGCGGTACTCCAatttccagaaccagagttCGGTAGAGGCTACCGACGAGGAATCTCAAATCTTCACCTCAATCCAGGAGACATTGGAAAAACGCGATGCGACGCTTGCAAAGTTGAACCGCATCAGCGATAGCATGGACACATTGCTGACTTCCAAGTTGCAGCAGTTAACTCGTCACAAGGAGATTCTTAGCGACCACAAggcttccttcaacaagatcgCTGCCaatatcgaagaagaacgtaacagaaacaacttgttgttttcGGTTCGGTCAGACATCAATGCGCACAGACAGCAGCGGGCAGTTACAGACGAAATCAACGGCAATGACTACGTATTGGAAGAGCGCCAGAGAGTCGACAATGCCAATACCTTTGCTGATCGACTCTTGAACCTGGCATATCAGACACGTGACGAGCTCTACAACCAGCGTCAGTATTTGAATAATGCTCAGCTGAAGATGTTCAGCACTTTACAGCAAATTCCCGGTATCAATGTGTTGatctccaagatcaacacGCGTAGAAAGAGAGACACGTTTATCTTGGCTACAGTGATTGCGGCTTGTATCTTGTTACTATTTTTCTTTTAG
- a CDS encoding predicted protein, with amino-acid sequence MSSRIIKNKSVSHTHSSSTDKREVLGELKPENSIQQSSSTAKKSSINKSLAPLTSNTSKIQIYKQQQQQLQSQLIQNQQSQRYQFKKPRIDNILKHGA; translated from the coding sequence ATGTCGTCAAGAATAATAAAGAACAAGTCTGTCTCTCACACCCACTCGTCGTCGACCGACAAGAGGGAAGTGCTTGGAGAGTTGAAGCCGGAAAACTCGATTCAGCAGTCCAGTTCTACCGCAAAAAAATCTTCTATAAACAAGTCATTGGCTCCCTTGACGAGCAACACTTCGAAGATCCAGATCTAcaaacagcagcagcaacaactaCAAAGCCAATTaattcaaaatcaacaaagCCAACGTTACCAATTCAAGAAACCTCGCATAGACAATATCTTGAAACATGGCGCC
- the AYR1 gene encoding 1-Acyl dihydroxyacetone phosphate reductase (go_funtion oxidoreductase activity~go_process metabolism), with amino-acid sequence MSAVTPQRQKIALVTGASSGIGYVTCLEFAKRGYKVFAGARRLEPMEPLREHGVIPFSLDVSSLESVKKVKQFIIEQTGDHYLDILFNNAGQLCTLPAIDVTDEWFTQCFEVNVFGPMRLTRELSPLLINAKGAIGFTGSFTGVVPIPFASTYCASKAAIHQYAATLRIEMKPFGVKVLNFVTGGVDTGISDERSFPATSLFNTPDMDAAMKERKEMARKNQTMDPKEYARQVVNDFEAAVVGGKLHLYRGSMATFFGFYCMALIPRVFVESLLIRRFKLANVYSYLEAKYSKTKLE; translated from the coding sequence ATGTCAGCCGTAACACCACAGAGACAAAAGATTGCACTCGTCACCGGGGCCTCGTCAGGAATCGGATATGTAACCTGCCTTGAGTTTGCCAAAAGAGGATATAAGGTATTCGCTGGTGCCAGAAGATTGGAGCCCATGGAGCCATTACGTGAACACGGCGTTATTCCCTTCAGCTTGGATGTGTCGTCGTTGGAAAGTGTCAAGAAAGTCAAGCAGTTTATCATTGAACAAACCGGAGATCACTACCTCGACATACTTTTCAACAATGCTGGCCAATTGTGTACTCTTCCGGCAATAGATGTGACCGATGAATGGTTCACGCAGTGTTTTGAAGTCAACGTGTTTGGTCCCATGAGATTGACTCGTGAATTGAGCCCTTTGCTCATCAATGCAAAGGGTGCAATTGGGTTCACTGGTTCTTTCACTGGTGTCGTTCCAATTCCATTTGCCTCGACCTATTGCGCCAGCAAGGCTGCTATCCATCAATATGCTGCTACTTTaagaattgaaatgaagCCATTCGGAGTCAAGGTTCTCAACTTCGTTACCGGTGGTGTTGACACGGGCATACTGGACGAGAGAAGCTTTCCGGCTACATCTTTATTCAACACTCCAGACATGGATGCTGCCatgaaagaaagaaaagaaatggCCAGAAAAAACCAGACAATGGATCCAAAAGAGTACGCGAGACAGGTTGTCAACGACTTCGAGGCGGCCGTGGTTGGAGGCAAGTTGCACCTTTACAGAGGATCAATGGCTACATTCTTCGGTTTCTACTGTATGGCACTTATCCCCAGAGTTTTTGTGGAAAGTCTTTTGATAAGAAggttcaagttggccaatGTCTACTCATACTTGGAGGCTAAGTACTCTAAAACCAAACTCGAATAG
- the CLB4 gene encoding B-type cyclin (go_component nucleus~go_process regulation of cell cycle) — protein sequence MSPEDAAEPVANTRHSSEDGHVAMEPIWTRNVAEELHYVIQKYSRSTLDENDEDTFDVTMVAEYAPEIFNYMRELENKLVPDPNYMDNQDELKWEMRSVLIDWVVQVHSRFNLLPETLYLTVNYIDRFLSKRKVSLSRFQLVGAVALFIAAKYEEINCPTVQEVAYMADNAYSIDDFLKAERFMIDVLEFDMGWPGPMSFLRRTSKADDYDYETRTLAKYFLEITIMDSKFVASSPSWLAAGAHYLSRKLLNRGGWTELHVFYSGYTESQLRPLAEVLLQNCRDAETNHRAIFEKYQERRYRRSSSFVQEYLETVEQ from the exons ATGCTGCCAGAAGATG CAGCTGAACCTGTAGCAAATACTCGTcattcttcagaagatggcCATGTCGCCATGGAACCCATATGGACTCGTAATGTTGCCGAAGAGCTTCATTACGTAATCCAAAAGTACTCCCGTTCTACTTTGGATGAAAACGATGAAGACACATTCGATGTCACCATGGTGGCGGAGTACGCGCCTGAGATCTTCAACTACATGCGCGAGTTGGAGAACAAATTAGTGCCTGATCCAAACTACATGGATAACCAAGATGAGTTGAAGTGGGAAATGAGAAGCGTGTTGATCGACTGGGTCGTACAAGTACATAGCCGGTTCAATCTCTTGCCCGAAACTCTTTACTTGACAGTGAACTATATAGATCGTTTTCTTTCCAAGAGAAAGGTGTCGTTGTCCAGATTCCAATTAGTGGGAGCAGTAGCTTTATTCATCGCGGCCAAGTACGAGGAAATCAACTGCCCTACCGTTCAAGAAGTAGCTTACATGGCCGACAACGCATATTCCATAgatgacttcttgaaggcTGAAAGGTTCATGATAGACGTGCTTGAGTTCGATATGGGCTGGCCAGGCCCAATGTCGTTCTTGAGAAGAACATCTAAGGCAGATGACTATGACTATGAAACCAGAACTCTAGCCAAGtatttcttggaaatcacCATTATGGATTCCAAATTCGTAGCATCTCTGCCTTCCTGGTTAGCGGCTGGAGCTCATTATCTATCGCgcaagttgttgaaccGCGGAGGCTGGACCGAATTGCATGTTTTCTACAGTGGCTATACCGAGTCACAATTGCGCCCTTTGGCTGAAGTATTGTTGCAGAACTGCCGCGATGCCGAAACCAACCACAGGGCCATCTTCGAGAAGTACCAAGAAAGAAGGTACCGTAGAAGCTCGTCGTTTGTCCAGGAATACTTAGAAACTGTTGAGCAGTAA
- the ISU1 gene encoding Iron sulfur cluster assembly protein 1, mitochondrial precursor (Iron sulfur cluster scaffold protein 1) (Iron binding protein involved in Fe-S cluster formation Iron sulfur cluster assembly protein 1, mitochondrial precursor (Iron sulfur cluster scaffold protein 1)), protein MFSRSLLRTSALVARRQAPFVTRASVFAAMQPVGTRSYHAKVIDHYENPRNVGSLNKNDANVGTGLVGAPACGDVMRLQIQVDPETGVISDVKFKTFGCGSAIASSSYVTELVKGKTLDEALKIKNTAIAKELSLPPVKLHCSMLAEDAIKSAVKDYRSKRQVKQPTLGPEATATAAAAASV, encoded by the coding sequence ATGTTTTCCAGATCATTGTTGAGAACCTCGGCTCTCGTAGCCAGAAGACAGGCCCCATTTGTCACCAGAGCCTCCGTCTTTGCTGCCATGCAGCCCGTGGGCACAAGATCATACCATGCCAAAGTTATAGACCATTACGAGAACCCTAGAAACGTGGGttctttgaacaagaacgACGCCAACGTCGGTACCGGTTTGGTAGGTGCCCCAGCCTGTGGAGATGTGATGAGATTGCAGATCCAGGTCGATCCCGAAACCGGAGTCATCAGCGACGTCAAGTTCAAGACATTTGGCTGTGGTTCCGCCATTGCCTCGTCGTCATATGTCACTGAGTTGGTCAAGGGTAAGACATTGGACGAAGCtctcaaaatcaaaaacaCAGCCATAGCCAAAGAGTTGTCGTTGCCTCCAGTCAAGTTGCATTGTTCCATGTTGGCTGAAGATGCCATCAAATCTGCCGTCAAGGACTACAGATCGAAGAGACAGGTTAAACAGCCAACGTTGGGTCCAGAAGCCACCGCAACTGCAGCTGCCGCAGCCTCTGTTTAG